tcacagaagaagataacaagaagggattacaaaaacgtagtcaggtatcagacagctgctgttagcaaagctggatcatgagtctggtgggactcgctgcatacgctggccacgcgtgcagcgactctagcctgtacttctccactcaatccagtgcaggatataggggggctgtctcgggtcagagaggggagagagacatgagcgagggggagagagacatgagcgcactttgaagacacaggggatgccctgaagcactgtgtctgcccccgccccccccataagttctgtgttcattaaccccaacagctcagaaggcattacagcatgttgcaagataagatatagtctactactgctgcaagaagcactgaacaccttcctacacgaatttcaactttacgccctgataggacagtgggatgatgcactcgcaaagagcctgactgcattagagtgggtatttttgccacataccttttcaaaaccagtaactatgatgattgaaatgttaccacgattgtttttccagggtcgtttgtgctgtcaccagctttctggagtggatccaagccacatacatgtccccatcaaaaaggatgaccttgacccttggttatcacaaagtcttaacctacaaattgccttagtacattatattgggcaaataaactattctttcccctagcacagactattagTCACTTTCacagtcagcagctggctcctctgccatcactTGCGtggttaacccgcgagggcttacacctgatgaactttggcaatccgatgttaatGCGCATTATGGAATtgggacatgtttcagttgatttgttttctcactttgttgtagctactgctcatacaggagagaaggctcgtgatggtattcgacattggttgcaatgcattgcagtcatgggagtaccgaaaactataaaaactgataatgaaccagcttatgtgtctgctaaagtacaggcctttttttttttttttttacagatatggggtattaaacatgtcaccagtattcctcattccccgactggtcAAGCAATTGTGGAgtgtatgcatcatactttaaaaaccatgcttgctaaacaaaaaagggggaatcccgtaggtatgacacctcaagagtgattgtataaagaaactcatgttttaaattttctaaacatgtcttctttgtcatccacagcagtagagcgacattttgtaagaactgttgaatggcctgaacaaccgaaggtgtattataagcaccttaaatcggggtgcatgctaaccacagataacactgcaacaaatagaagttgtgagcaagacaattctgtaatgatttgtacttctcatccgtatgtttgcttcggctcaaaatgcaagtatagaagaatgtaatcaatcttattgtgtaaatttaacgcgagtaaggtataaaacagcagtaatatggatagggaattggcaaaatgcattaaaaacacatctttctctgtattgtgatagGAAGTACAACTCTCAAAGACTTCgcgttacatctctcccctggaatacgttgctatgtggctgagaaatggttaaacaccatctccaaggtgcttttgacacatgttgttgcaacaaaatattcatcctttacatgatcagctaaaagctcaaatactaaagattcaagacttaatgaactgcaatgtatttgaaatattacaaaaggatttctcgtgggtaaatccaaagaaattggctttctgggctaaatttaggaatctgggtatttattgccttagcagggttctttttgattctgtttttaattgtgtttagtatataacctgctaagagcgtcacaacgagtagaagcacaagtcatggcgaccttgttaataagtggtctggtgttaaacaaaaaagggggagatgtggcagatctacgagcagaggcctgcgtacggccaaagacacagtgagcagagcacacaggaaacacagagccaagagccaTACCTTACCATACATAGGGGCtctaaggaaaattaattttgtgtccTCGGTTTCTTGATTTTATCTCTACCCATGCACGACATTATCCGGTGCcttattgtaggaatgtatctgagagaaaatggccatgtgagccagcctccctactgtgagagatcagattaagggcaaaacaggtggtagaagatggaattagtacatgggaaaaacgggaactgagaaggtagaaaacatgttgtgctaatgactaagcaatttactatgcgaattcttgtaaccaatctgatctgtgaatgaactgcatgcacagcgcgtggacagtgtaactagctaatcagaaatgaGCGAgttgcgtgtacggctacaacacagggtataaaagatgatgatctgtgcttaataaacggctcctgttgattcacattggatcgtctggagtccagttatttcccCTCACCTTATGCCTTTGTCATAGGAACATTTCTCATTGCACACATGGGAAATGCCCGGTGAGCACACTGAACAACTAGGATGGACCGGTGCTTTTGGATTCTGGGAAGTCAAAATTTGAGTGGCTTAACTGGAAAGCCTGCTTTACCTTGTGCAGAAAACACCTGAAATCCACCAAGAACGCCTTGACACGAGAAGGCACAAACTACAGGAAGTGAAATCCAGGACTAATtctggtttgttcttgttttaaccaCCAGAAGTAGAGGATGCCCAGTCTCTAacccaatatttaaaatgtgatagtCACCCCACTGAAAAAATTATCACTACTGctatttactatttactatttactattcCTGTACTACTAAATACCCCAGTAACAGTACCTATAAACTATGACACTTTCTGAACAAAATAGTCTCCGCGAATGGAAGCCCTcaaatgctgctttaatttatCATACTTTCAAACAGAACTCCTCTGGGGCAAATCCCAGCAGCCAAACAGCCGAGGGCTTTCCCTACGGAATTCAACCGTTACCGTGACGTTATGCCCTTAATGCACAACGAGAAGTATTTCGTACCATGCTGGCTTCCTGGCAGTTGAGCAACACCCACAACTGccacctctttatttttttttttaaattacgtcTGTCTTAACAAGATCGAGCTAATTAAATTTACGCTTTCCAGATTGTCACTGTTCAGAGCAGTTTAAAGCAGAAGCCTGACTTTCTAGtgggctttcttcttctgccaaacTCATCTGCTGAGCCCCACTATTAATGGAAGGGTTAGTTCTGTATCACGGCACCACCATGTGAAAATGCCACTACTAAAGCTTCTATTTCAAAAACACAAGCACCTTGGGGATCAGCAGAGTTATGAGAGGAAACAGAGACTACAGGGCATCTTAAAGCATGTGTGTAAATGTTTGCTGGCAAATGACAACAGCTTTCTAAACAAACTGGAACAATGTTGAAATGTGACAGTTTCACACATAacgttattttaaaatagtcGGTCCCAGCTGTTACTACTGGCTGTACGTTTGGGGCCGTATGCTACCTTTTACAATATAAACTCAAGTCCACTTGGCACGTGAACAACGTGCACCTCTTGGCAATACCTCCCCCCGTTGCATCAGTTCAAAAGATTTAAAGTCCTACCAGTCTTTTCAAAACTAAACGCGTTGCTATGTTATTTTTCACACACGTTCGCTACCAGCAAGCTTTTACTGCTGGCGTTTTTCCGTCACTAGTCTTTTCTCTGCTAATGTCCCGCTGTCACTGGAAATCTCATCACGTTGGACggtttactgaaaacattttattgtaatcaAAAAGTGACGTAACAGGGCTCTGTGTATTCTGCAAATCATTCTGACGATGTTTTATAATCAGTTATAACAGCTTCTTCtgacaggcaattaaaaaaaccacactgcaCCATGACAATGTTCAGAGCACCTGAAACTCCACCCAAAGTAATGAACGGTGGTTAAAACTAAGATGCCCCAGCAAAACCTTTCACGTTGCATTGTCACAACTCACAATTCTGTACCAAATGTTCACTTCTATAAAGCTCcgatgtaaaaataaaataatccagcTGCAATACTTTAAGGGCAGCACAGTCTCCTTCATGCCGTTACTTGCAACGCctgaatttgtttccattttaacaaAATGGGATACAGATGACTGAAGAATTCAGCCACTTTTTCATTATCTGTCCTTCCATGGACTTacagatttcactttttggtcatccttctctttcctcttcttcgatttttttcttcttgtgtttgtggttttggcTCTTTGCGAATTCTGTTCCGTGTCCAATGTGTTTCTTACGCTGCTTGTGTTTCTTATGCTTcttgtgctgtttcttctcttttttccttttctttttcttgctgtcttggCTCTCTCCtgagctggcactgccgctgTGGCTTCGAGTCCAGCTCTCAGAAGGGCTTTGACTGTGGCTGTGGCTAACGCTGGGACCGCTTTGACTTTGACTTTGGCTTGCATCAGGCTGGTCAACTGCAGGAGGTGCCGCTGTATCCTCTTTCGCCTTAGCAACAGCCTTGTCTTTCGGCTCTTTAggattttttcctgcagcttcctcATCTTTTGCAGACACGTTACTTCAACAGACGTCTTCAGCGGGGGCTGTTATGTCATTATTATACTGCTCCATGGTCTTGATGGCAAAACACAATGATGGTCCTTATCAAACATTTTATCtacttctcttcttctttttttgggttttgcatCAGAAGGTTTGCtgttttcagcaggttttttgaCTTATGCTCTTTGTTGGAGGGCTTGTCCgacttggtttcttttctttcattttcttggtttcttttcttggtttcttttttttcatctttgcatttccttctcttttttctccttttcagacatCGATTGGAAAGCAATAGAATCTGCTTCCAAAGGCTCGTCTCGCACAGGGACGGTGTCATCTCTGTCTGGGAGCGTGAACAGAGAGCCTCTTTTAACGTCTTCTGCTGTTACTGGCTCTCTTGCTTTTCTCGCACCTTCTAAAAACTCAGCATTGGGAAATCCTTTATTCTcgtccccttttcttctcttccggtGTTTTTTACATTCGTTTCCTTTGCCATCTTCCAGTGGATATGCCATGTCCTTCTTATTTGATTTTGGTGGATCTTTGATGCCGTGGCGCTCTCTTCCAGGAGGTTTTTCAGGGTCATGTCCATCTCCATTATGACTTCTGTGGCTTTGCCCACCAGGATAGCCTTCCCTGCGTCCCCGAGCATATGGCAAATTCTCTTGTCCGGTCCCAGGTGGACCAAACCTATCTGGAGAAATGGTCTCTCTATTTACTGGTGGTCGAGGTTGAGCGCCAACAGCAAAGCCCTTGTAAAACTTTTCGTACCATTCTCTATAGTTCCTTCCCCATTCTCTGTAACTCTCCTTTTCAGATGGATCTCTGAGGTCAACAGATCTGCCATGGTAAGCTTTCATATCATACGGGGGAACTTCTCAGTATCTGTTAAAGTActgcctttctccatccccttGAGGTGTAGTCCGTTTAGTGGGAGACTGGCCTCTAAATGCTGGAGACCTTGATGGTGAATGGTATCTTCTGTATGGGGGCGACCGTGACCTTGAACGGTGATAACCGTGTGACCTTGACCTAGAGCGATAGTTACGACGCATctctttgcctcttcttggaTAGGGTGGTGAtcgtgagaaggaaggagaatggGAACGACCAATGGATCGAGAGTAGGAGCCAGAGTGGGAAGAACCTGATCTTGACTTGGAGTGGGTGTATGAACTTCTAGAGTGAAATGAAGCCCTATAGGGAGAATTggacctaagaaaaaaaaacaacacaaaaacaataaatgaagttaattcacaccagtcactctcccgtttggtttttttcctcccaaaattagttgtttggcgttttttttcccctctccagatgcttatgtcaaagctgctttcagctgctgacataacGCTACTGCCGATTGAAGAACGTGATAACATGTAAAAGTTTCTGCTTACAAGACAGAACACCTGCTGCTTTGATAGTGTAAAAGCATAGAGGAAGGGTAAGTCTATATCCACTCATTTCTGTCACATGAACGACCGCAGCTATTGATTGAAGGTGCCGTATACTGGCTTCTGCTGGTACGTGGAGGCACACGTGTTTCACTACTCGGGCACGACACGCAGTGCAAATCCTTTTTGGTGCAGTAAGACGCCAAGAGAGCAAGTCTTAATGGTTACAGTGCACTATCAAACATCAAGAAGACACAATTCAGCCTGAAGACAGTAAAGGTCAATTTTAAAATGCCCGCTCGGTCGATTTAACTTCACTACTTATTTGGCAATATGTACAAGATGCAAAATACGGCTAAATACGGATTGTGCGGCAATCCGACATACAGGGCACTTCTAGCCAGATGTCCTAGCAAAATTTTGCACATCATAGCTCTAACCAAGGATAGTGACGGCTTCTGAACTCAGCCTCTAGTACTATGACCCATTGCCATTACTCTAGGAAAGGTACTGGCAGCGTCACTAATAGAGCTATTCAGACTGCCGCCCGCATGATTTTTGGGGATCGAAGACGTCAGCtaccctgagctttctcttcacaagttttgcttttattattttttaaagaaccatttcACATTATTCCATGTATGTTCCTTAGCATCGTTCCTCCCCTTTAGTAAGAGAGCTTTAGTAAGAGAGACACCTGCTCCTTAACAACTGCTGCCGAATTCTATCCATCTGTCTACTGTAACCTCTGCCCTATGTGAGCTAGTACCCTACATAGGAAACTCCCATCGCAGCTAAAATCAAGTTTTTCAGCTCTGTTCGGCCAGCAATCAAAAGGGTGGCTTTCCTTTGattctatttcctttttatatgTAACTACAGTTTCCTCAAAAACCGTTCATTTTTCCGAGTCCTCTTTTCAATCATGTACCGGGGTTTTATGTTAAATAATGTCACGGCAAGCACAGACTCCCTCTGTCAAAGCCAATTCAaattaagccatttaaaaattaatgaccacttgtattctccacagctatctggGCATACTTTCTTCATTGTAAATCAGCGGTTGTGTAAGTTAGGTGTTATGGCCTCGTTACAAGCAGTAATATATGGAATTGCTGTGGAATACTTACAGTTCCCAGCCTGGTCCACCACCTGCTgagcgaggtgtactggctctcgttggatgaccTTTTGGAGtcgggagaggaaaaagaggaaaatcccATTCAGTGTATCTGAAGGCAATCTTTTTAAAGATATTCTGAAGTTATAGTCACGTACCAGTCGTGGGCACTGATTGTCCTTGGGGGCCCGGAAGACTTGGGAATGCTGGTTGTCTTCGCACAGGAACCTGACGGGCCTTGTCAGTAAATGCAAACGGTTGGAAAACAAGCTCCACTAAATGCAAGaatcactgcatatgttgaaatacaacttaccttctctttcaacaaactgctgactgaccGCGAGGAAGATGCAGAAggctcagcagcagtcaccagagcagcaggaggtaaTACGCTAGCggcattgctacaaaaaaaacccaaatttttaTTGTTCAAGCAGTCTTTTGAAGTGCTACTTGAAATGGGaagtccaaggtgagaaaaggctgactactgtaaatggacaaaaaaatttacaaaatagtCTTCACCAGATTTACAAAAGTGAAGCTGGCCGATTCCAAATGCAGCGCTGTCGAGAAGTCCATGCGGACTGCTGGCAGTTAAAGAGAAAGCTCACTGGAAACATATTTAATTCAGGTAGCTGCGCAGGAAAGGATTGGAGTACGTTTAACCCCCAGAGAGAGCTTCAGTTGTGGAAGATGGAAACACTGCAATTCTGTTAGGAAATGTTTCTGTGCTACTTCAGGGGCTGCCTTAGAGGTTCTTTTGGACTGTGATCCTTTGTAGTCAGCGGTACGGCTGAGCCTGACACTcttctggacagagtggctgtttgcatcCAAGGCACACAGTCAAAGGATATAAGCCCTGAACAATA
This is a stretch of genomic DNA from Larus michahellis chromosome 16, bLarMic1.1, whole genome shotgun sequence. It encodes these proteins:
- the LOC141732206 gene encoding LOW QUALITY PROTEIN: E3 ubiquitin-protein ligase RBBP6-like (The sequence of the model RefSeq protein was modified relative to this genomic sequence to represent the inferred CDS: substituted 1 base at 1 genomic stop codon); protein product: MMIQSCREYDPINYMKKPWGTPPPSYICFRCGKPGHYIKNCPTTGDKNFKPVPRIKKSTGIPRSFMMEVEDPNTKGAMLTKSGTYAIPIINAEAYARGKKEKPPFLAGEPSSSSSSSSSSSEDPVPAELLCLICKEIMTDAAIIPCCGNSYCDECIRTALLESEEHTCPTCHQTDVSPDALIANKFLRKAVNNFSNGTGYTKGLHQTIQQQQQQPPPPPPPLMTVAPPGPFHHSVQKSVRLSRTADYKGSQSKRTSKAAPELPELNMFPARQVPVRRQPAFPSLPGPQGQSVPTTGHPTRASTPRSAGGGPGWELSNSPYRASFHSRSSYTHSKSRSGSSHSGSYSRSIGRSHSPSFSRSPPYPRRGKEMRRNYRSRSRSHGYHRSRSRSPPYRRYHSPSRSPAFRGQSPTKRTTPQGDGERQYFNRYXEVPPYDMKAYHGRSVDLRDPSEKESYREWGRNYREWYEKFYKGFAVGAQPRPPVNRETISPDRFGPPGTGQENLPYARGRREGYPGGQSHRSHNGDGHDPEKPPGRERHGIKDPPKSNKKDMAYPLEDGKGNECKKHRKRRKGDENKGFPNAEFLEGARKAREPVTAEDVKRGSLFTLPDRDDTVPVRDEPLEADSIAFQSMSEKEKKEKEMQR